The Heteronotia binoei isolate CCM8104 ecotype False Entrance Well chromosome 14, APGP_CSIRO_Hbin_v1, whole genome shotgun sequence genome has a window encoding:
- the CFDP1 gene encoding craniofacial development protein 1: protein MSDSEEYSSGEDEDYLPSGEDYSEDDVNELVDEDEHEEKQSHMEKCKKSSKGITGRKRRKGGGLSLEPGGESSKDETSDSKDGDDLEESCPAVKEEAKKKKEDALWASFLSDVGQKPRAAATEQAACTQKDKPAEKNVCKPQEVAKEPMKPKVAITEVFDFAGEEVRITKEVDASSKEAQVFLKKQEQKAVCPVSHPTSSGVKRPSGLNSLVGKLGAKKQKMSTLEKSKLDWEHFKEEEGIGEELAIHNRGKEGYLERKAFLERVDHRQFELERDIRLSNMKP from the exons ATGTCGGACTCAGAAGAGTATTCCTCGGGGGAAGATGAAGATTACCTTCCTTCGG GTGAGGATTACAGCGAAGATGATGTGAATGAACTAGTGGATGAGGACGAACATGAGGAAAAACAGTCACACATGGAAAAGTGCAAGAAGAGTTCCAAGGGGATCACAGGCCG GAAGAGGCGCAAAGGAGGTGGCCTCTCCTTAGAACCGGGTGGTGAAAGCTCAAAAGATGAAACAAGTGACAGCAAGGATGGTGATGATCTGGAAGAGAGTTGCCCAGCTGTGAAGGAAGAAgcgaaaaagaaaaaagaggatgCTCTGTGGGCCAGCTTCCTCAGTGACGTGGGCCAGAAACCCAGAGCTGCTGCTACGGAACAGGCAGCCTGTACACAAAAAGACAAG CCAGCAGAGAAAAATGTGTGCAAGCCTCAGGAGGTGGCAAAAGAGCCCATGAAGCCCAAAGTCGCCATTACCGAAGTGTTTGACTTTGCAGGCGAGGAGGTGAG GATCACTAAGGAGGTAGATGCTTCGTCCAAAGAAGCCCAGGTCTTTCTGAAAAAGCAAGAGCAGAAGGCGGTCTGCCCAGTTTCTCATCCTACAAGTTCTGG AGTGAAGCGGCCAAGTGGACTCAACAGCCTGGTGGGGAAGCTGGGTGCCAAGAAGCAGAAGATGAGCACACTGGAGAAATCCAAGCTGGACTGGGAACACTTCAAAGAAGAGGAGGGCATCGGGGAGGAGCTGGCCATCCACAACCGAGGGAAAGAAGG ATACCTGGAGAGAAAAGCGTTTCtggagagggtggaccacaggCAGTTCGAGCTCGAGCGGGACATCCGGTTGAGCAACATGAAACCCTGA
- the LOC132582239 gene encoding C-signal-like: protein MTGGHIRTVMVTGANRGIGMELVRQFAEMRNPPECIFATCRNPQDERMQELKKLADKHSNIVIVKLEVTDEESIKAAAKVVEGHLAGRGLNLLINNAGVMPPSTLETVDQEDMLSVCKINLVGPMLMTKTFLPLVKAAAKQSKEKGLCCSKAAIINTSTIGSSMGTPPSMKVFPVISYRCAKTALNMLTRCQALEYKDDGILFAAIHPGWVKTDMGTEKAELPVEESVHGILNMLSNLSEEQSGRFLNWKGEYVSW from the exons ATGACCGGGGGACACATCAGAACTGTCATGGTGACCGGAGCCAATCGGGGCATCGGTATGGAACTGGTGAGGCAATTCGCAGAAATGCGCAACCCCCCAGAATGCATCTTTGCCACGTGCCGTAATCCTCAGGATGAGAGAATGCAG GAGCTGAAAAAGCTGGCTGACAAACATTCCAACATTGTAATAGTGAAACTTG AGGTCACCGACGAAGAGAGCATCAAGGCTGCTGCAAAGGTAGTCGAGGGCCACTTGGCCGGAAGAGGGCTCAACCTTTTGATAAACAACGCTGGCGTCATGCCCCCGAGCACACTGGAGACGGTGGACCAAGAAGACATGCTGAGTGTGTGCAAAATCAACCTTGTTGGGCCAATGCTGATGACCAAG ACATTCCTGCCTTTGGTGAAGGCAGCTGCCAAGCAGAGCAAGGAGAAAGGACTGTGCTGCAGTAAGGCAGCTATTATTAACACTTCCACCATCGGAAGCTCCATGGGAACCCCACCCAGCATGAAAGTCTTCCCGGTCATCTCTTACCGTTGTGCAAAG ACTGCACTGAATATGCTTACCCGGTGCCAGGCACTAGAATACAAAGATGACGGGATCCTGTTTGCTGCAATCCATCCAGGCTGGGTGAAAACTGATATGGGGACTGAAAAG GCAGAACTGCCAGTGGAAGAAAGCGTTCATGGGATCCTTAATATGCTCTCCAACCTCTCTGAAGAACAAAGTGGGCGATTTTTGAATTGGAAGGGCGAGTACGTTTCTTGGTAA
- the TMEM170A gene encoding LOW QUALITY PROTEIN: transmembrane protein 170A (The sequence of the model RefSeq protein was modified relative to this genomic sequence to represent the inferred CDS: deleted 1 base in 1 codon) translates to MDRGGGASGGSRPGVLEKIFSLSLVAPEGNATCSIAFCQFPEMWYGVFLWALVSSILFHIPAGLLALYTLRRHSYGKYMSVSILLMGIVGPITAGTLTSAAIAGVYRAAGKEMTPFVALMLGVGQSCCVVIISFLRILATL, encoded by the exons ATGGACCGGGGCGGCGGGGCTTCCGGCGGGTCCCGT CCGGGAGTCCTGGAGAAGATCTTCAGCCTCAGCTTGGTGGCGCCGGAAGGCAACGCTACTTGCTCCATCGCCTTCTGCCAGTTCCCAG AGATGTGGTATGGTGTCTTCCTGTGGGCTCTGGTGTCGTCCATACTGTTCCACATCCCTGCAGGATTGCTGGCCCTCTATACCCTTCGGCGACACAGCTATGGCAAGTACATGTCAGTGAGTATCCTGCTGATGGGCATCGTGGGACCAATAACTGCAGGCACATTAACTA GTGCTGCAATTGCTGGTGTTTACagagctgctgggaaggagatgaCTCCCTTTGTGGCCCTGATGTTAGGCGTGGGGCAGTCCTGCTGCGTGGTGATAATTTCCTTCTTACGGATTTTAGCCACCCTTTAG